The Pseudonocardia broussonetiae DNA segment CGCACGCGCGACGTCGTGCTCGTCGACGCCCGGCAGGCGGCCATCAACCTCAACACGCTCGACTCGGCCGACGTCGAGCCGGGCCTGGACCTGTGGGAGCAGTCCTCCACCGGCGGGCTGCTCGAGGAGTTCCGCGCCAACCGCGCCGAGTACGCCGGGCTCGTCACGCAGTCCGGGCGCAGCACGACGGCGTCGGTCGCGGACGCGGCGGTGGCCGAGCTGGACCTGCGGGCCGGCGTGGCGCGCGTCGTCGTCGGGGTGGACGTGCAGGTCGTGGTGCCCGACGAGGACCCGGTGCTGCTGCGGCAGCGCCTGCAGATCGAGATGACCCGCACCGAGCAGGGATGGAAGGCCAGCCGGGCCGACGTCGTCCGCTGACCACCCCCCGACCCGACCAGGAGGTGCGAGAGATGCCCGCACGCCGTCGTACGAGCCCCGGCCCCGCCACCCGCCGTCCCAAGGTCGCCGGCACGGCGGTGCCCGGCCGCCCGGAGACCGAGGGGGAGGGGCCGACCCTGACCGGGGTCCGCGCCGCCCGTCCCGCCGCCCCGGTGAAGCCGCGGGCGCGGACGCAGCCCGACCCCGCCGACCCCGCCGACCCCGCCGACCCCGCCGACCCCGCCGACCTCGTGACCGGGGAGCCCGAGCCCGACGACGCGACCGACGGGGACGCTCCGGTCGACCTGGAGAAGGCGACCCCCCGCGGGCGCCGCCGCCCGGCCCGTGACGAGGCGGAGGCCACCGAGTCCGCCGGGCGCCGGTCCTCCGGCCGTGGCCGCGCGCTGCTCGCCCGCCTGCGCACGGTGCCCGTGCTGGCCGCGGCGCTCGTCGTCCTCGTCGCGCTGGCGGCGTTCTCCGGGATCGCCGCGGCCTCGCTGCGCGGCACCCCGGCCGCGGCCAACACCGCGCTGACCGACCTCGCCGCCACCTCCGAGGTGAGCACCCAGCTCGGCGACGCGCTGGAGACGCTCTACTCCTACGACTTCACCCGCCTCGACGAGAACGAGCGGGCCGCCCGCGGCGTCATCACCGACGCGTTCACCCCGGAGTTCGACCGCCTGTTCGCGCAGGTCCGGGAGCTGGCACCGCAGCAGCAGGCCGTCGTCTCCGCCGTCGTGAACGTCTCGGCCGTGCAGCGCATCGACGGCGACACCGCCGTGCTCGTCGCCTTCATGGACCAGCAGGCGACGACCGCGGCCAGCGCCGAGCAGGTCGCGGCCGCGGGCCGGCTCACCGTCACCGGCGAGCGCGTCGACGGGCGCTGGCGGATCGCCGCGGTCGAGAGCCGCTGACCGGCGCCACCCCCGCGCCGGGCCGGGCGCGGGGGCGCGTACCCTCGTGGACGGTTCCACCGAAGACCGCAGGTCTGCGCCCGCCCGGGTCACCCCGGGAAGGCGCACGAAGGCCCCGCAGCAGCGGGCGACCCGCGCAGGAGGACGAGGTAGCTCCGGGCGCGAAGGCGCCCGCTCCGCCCCGTGCGCTCCTGCGCCGGGGCGTTCGTCGTCTCCAGGGCAGTCGTCGCCCCGCGGTCGGACCCGCAGATCCATCCGAAGACGACTACCCGAGAGGAGGCAGGAATGGCCCGATCCGACAAGGTCACGGCGGTCGAAGAGATCGCCAGCCGGTTCCGGGGCGCGTCCGCCTCGGTCGTCACCGAGTACCGCGGCCTCACCATGACCCAGCTGACCGCCCTGCGGCGCGCGCTGGGCCAGGACGCCACGTACCGCGTCGCCAAGAACACCCTGGTGAAGCGGGCCGCGGAGAACGCCGGTGTCGACGGCCTCGAGTCGATGCTCATCGGCCCGACCGCGATCGCGTTCGTCACCGGCGAGCCCTCCGAGGCCGCCAAGGCGCTGCGCGACTTCGCCAAGGACAACAAGGGCCTGGTCATCAAGGGCGGCTTCATGGACGGTCGCGCGCTGACCGTCGCCGAGGTCGCCCAGCTGGCCGACCTGGAGTCCCGCGAGGTCCTGCTGGCCAAGCTGGCCGGCGCGATGAAGGCCAACCTGTCCAAGGCCGCCGGTCTGTTCGCCGCTCCGGCGTCGCAGGTCGCCCGCCTGGCGCAGGCGCTCGCCGACAAGCGGGCCGAGTCCGAGGGTGCGGCTCCGGCCGCCGCCGAGGACGGTGCCGCCGACGCCGGCAGCACCGACGACAGCACCACCGAGGCCCCGGCCGACGCCGCGAGCTGAGCTCCACCCCCCCGTTCTGTGCTCCACCCCTGAGAAAGGACCGCCACCATGGCGAAGCTGTCCACCGACGAGCTGCTCGACGCCTTCAAGGACCTGACGCTGCTCGAGCTGTCGGAGTTCGTGAAGAAGTTCGAGGAGACCTTCGACGTCACCGCGGCCGCCCCGGTCGCCGTCGCCGCCGCCGGCCCCGCCGCCGGTGGTGCCGCCGCGCCCGCCGAGGAGGAGAAGGACGAGTTCAACGTCGTCCTCGACGCCGCCGGCGACAAGAAGATCCAGGTCATCAAGGTCGTCCGCGAGCTCGTCTCGGGCCTGGGCCTCAAGGAGGCCAAGGACCTCGTCGAGTCGGCCCCCAAGCCGATCCTCGAGGGTGTCGACAAGGCCGCGGCCGACGCCGCCAAGGCCAAGCTCGAGGACGCCGGCGCGAAGGTCAGCCTGAGCTGATCCCGCTCCACCCCCGCACGCCCGAACGGCCCTCCCGTCTTCCGACGGGAGGGCCGTTCGTCGTTGCGGTGACCCGGGTGGGCGTCAGCGGCCGCGCAGCTCCCGGCGCAGGAGCTTGCCGGTGACGGTCTTCGGGATCTCGTCGAGGAACTCGATCTGCCGCGGGTACTTGTAGGCGGCCATGCGCTGCTTGGTGAACGCGATGAGGTCCGCCTCGCTGACCTCCTTGCCCGGGCGCAGGCTGACGAACGCCTTGACGCTCTCGCCCCGGTACTCGTCGGGCACCCCCACCACGGCGGCCTCGCGCACCGCCTCGTGCTCGTAGAGCACGTCCTCGACCTCGCGGGGCCAGACCTTGTAGCCGCCCGCGTTGATCTGGTCCTTCTTGCGGTCGACGATGTAGAACCAGCCGTCGGCGTCCATGTACCCGACGTCGCCGGTGTGCAGCGAGCCGCCGGGCAGCGCCTTGGCGGTCTCCTCGGGCTTGTTCCAGTACCCGACGACGACCTGCGGCCCGGTGGTCACGAGCTCGCCGATCTCGCCGACGGGCAGGTCCTCGCCCTTGTCGTCGACGATCTGCACGACCGTGTCGTAGACGGGGACGCCGACCGACAGCGCGCCCGAGGCCTCGTCGACCGGGCCCTCGGTGCCGAACGGGGTGCCGTGGCTCGGGGACGTGGTCTCGGTGAGGCCGTAGACGTTGTGGATGTAGTGCCCGAACGCCGCCT contains these protein-coding regions:
- a CDS encoding nuclear transport factor 2 family protein, coding for MPARRRTSPGPATRRPKVAGTAVPGRPETEGEGPTLTGVRAARPAAPVKPRARTQPDPADPADPADPADPADLVTGEPEPDDATDGDAPVDLEKATPRGRRRPARDEAEATESAGRRSSGRGRALLARLRTVPVLAAALVVLVALAAFSGIAAASLRGTPAAANTALTDLAATSEVSTQLGDALETLYSYDFTRLDENERAARGVITDAFTPEFDRLFAQVRELAPQQQAVVSAVVNVSAVQRIDGDTAVLVAFMDQQATTAASAEQVAAAGRLTVTGERVDGRWRIAAVESR
- the rplJ gene encoding 50S ribosomal protein L10, translating into MARSDKVTAVEEIASRFRGASASVVTEYRGLTMTQLTALRRALGQDATYRVAKNTLVKRAAENAGVDGLESMLIGPTAIAFVTGEPSEAAKALRDFAKDNKGLVIKGGFMDGRALTVAEVAQLADLESREVLLAKLAGAMKANLSKAAGLFAAPASQVARLAQALADKRAESEGAAPAAAEDGAADAGSTDDSTTEAPADAAS
- the rplL gene encoding 50S ribosomal protein L7/L12, with the protein product MAKLSTDELLDAFKDLTLLELSEFVKKFEETFDVTAAAPVAVAAAGPAAGGAAAPAEEEKDEFNVVLDAAGDKKIQVIKVVRELVSGLGLKEAKDLVESAPKPILEGVDKAAADAAKAKLEDAGAKVSLS